One Deltaproteobacteria bacterium genomic window, GCGAGGCGTCGGGCCGAGAAGTGCGCCCGCCGGACCCGTTGACCCCCCGCCCCGCGTCCTCTACGGTAGGAGCGCGTCGATCGAACTTCCCCACGACGGAGGGCTGCCATGAGAACCCCCGAAGACATCGAGAGCTACCTCATCCGGATGGATGCGGGCTACGAGCTGCTGGGCCAGAATATCTGGGTGACCAAGGACACCGGTGCCGACCTCGTGGTCTCCATCTCGGGACCGATGGTCATCTTTCGCGTGAAGGTGCTCGACCAGGCCCGGGTGCCGAAGGCCACGCGCGAGGAGTTCTACCGCAAGCTGCTCGAGCTGAACGCCACCGAGATGCTCCACGGCGCCTACGGCCTCGAGGAGGGAGCGGTGGTGGTCACCGCCGCGCACGAGCTCGAGAACCTGGACTTCAACGAATTCCAGGCCACGCTGGACGACATCGGGATGGCGGTGAGCAAGCACTACCCGATCCTGAGCCGCTTGGCCGCCTAACCCTTAGGGCCCTCGGAGACAAGGTGCAGCATGGGAATCTTTTCGCGATTGGGCACGCTCCTCAAGTCCAACATCAACGACATGATCTCCAAGGCCGAGGACCCGGAGAAGATGCTCAACCAGGTCCTCGTCGACATGAAGAACCAGCTCGTCGAGGCCAAGAAGCAGGTGGCGGTAGCCATCGCCGACGAGAAGCGGCTGAAGAAGCAGTTCGAGGACGAGGATCTCAAGGCCAAGGACTGGGAGCGCAAGGCCATGATGGCGGTGCGCGCGGGCGACGACGTCCTGGCCCGCGAGGCGCTGGCGCGCAAGGGTGAGCACGACGAGGCCTCGACCACGCTCGGCAAGCAGTGGCAGCTGCAGAAGGACGCGGTGGAGAAGCTGAAGGACAGCCTCCGCGCGCTCAACAACAAGATCGAGGAAGCCAAGCGCAAGAAGAACATCCTCATCGCGCGGAAGAAGCGCGCCGAGGCGCAGAAGACGATCCACGACACGATGTCGGGGCTCTCCGACACCTCGGCCTTC contains:
- a CDS encoding PspA/IM30 family protein yields the protein MGIFSRLGTLLKSNINDMISKAEDPEKMLNQVLVDMKNQLVEAKKQVAVAIADEKRLKKQFEDEDLKAKDWERKAMMAVRAGDDVLAREALARKGEHDEASTTLGKQWQLQKDAVEKLKDSLRALNNKIEEAKRKKNILIARKKRAEAQKTIHDTMSGLSDTSAFETFDRMAAKIDQLEAEAEAGVEISGQLTGDTLEQRFAQLETGAGADHALAELKAKMGLLPAATTEPRAALPEAKDAAKVDEALAALKARVSAGTGEEKE